One genomic region from Cellulomonas hominis encodes:
- a CDS encoding inorganic phosphate transporter: MELALVVVVVALALGFDYTNGFHDAANAIATSVSTRALTPRVALLMAAVMNFAGALLGTEVAETIATSIVDLSDASSHQALVVVLCALVGAIVWNLITWWFGLPSSSTHALIGGLVGAGLAGGLVIYGSAIVDKVVLPMIFSPLIGFGLAFLVMVGLLWIVRNASPSRTTRRFRLAQTVSAAAMALGHGLQDAQKTMGVIFMALLTVGWADPDGGIPLWVKLSAAAAISLGTYSGGWRIMRTLGRKIIELDPARGFVAESVSAVVLYVNAFALHAPVSTTHTITSAIMGVGATKRLSAVRWGVAKNIGVAWVLTIPAAAAVAALVYFLLSPFLN, translated from the coding sequence GTGGAACTCGCGCTCGTCGTGGTCGTGGTCGCCCTGGCGCTCGGCTTCGACTACACCAACGGCTTCCACGACGCCGCGAACGCCATCGCGACGTCCGTGTCCACGCGCGCCCTGACGCCCCGCGTCGCGCTGCTCATGGCCGCGGTCATGAACTTCGCGGGCGCGCTGCTCGGCACCGAGGTCGCGGAGACCATCGCGACCTCGATCGTCGACCTCAGCGACGCCTCGTCGCACCAGGCCCTCGTGGTCGTGCTGTGCGCCCTGGTCGGCGCGATCGTGTGGAACCTCATCACGTGGTGGTTCGGCCTGCCGTCGTCCTCCACGCACGCGCTGATCGGCGGCCTGGTGGGCGCCGGCCTCGCGGGCGGGCTCGTGATCTACGGCTCGGCGATCGTCGACAAGGTCGTCCTGCCGATGATCTTCTCGCCGCTGATCGGCTTCGGCCTGGCGTTCCTCGTCATGGTGGGCCTGCTGTGGATCGTGCGGAACGCGTCGCCGTCGCGGACGACCCGCCGGTTCCGGCTCGCGCAGACCGTCTCGGCCGCCGCGATGGCCCTCGGCCACGGCCTGCAGGACGCGCAGAAGACCATGGGCGTCATCTTCATGGCGCTGCTCACGGTCGGCTGGGCGGACCCCGACGGCGGGATCCCGCTGTGGGTCAAGCTGTCGGCGGCCGCGGCGATCTCGCTGGGCACCTACTCCGGCGGCTGGCGCATCATGCGGACGCTCGGCCGGAAGATCATCGAGCTCGACCCGGCGCGCGGCTTCGTCGCCGAGTCGGTGTCCGCGGTGGTCCTGTACGTGAACGCCTTCGCGCTGCACGCGCCGGTGTCGACCACGCACACGATCACCTCGGCGATCATGGGCGTCGGCGCGACCAAGCGGCTGTCGGCGGTGCGCTGGGGTGTCGCGAAGAACATCGGCGTCGCGTGGGTCCTCACGATCCCGGCGGCGGCGGCCGTCGCGGCGCTGGTCTACTTCCTGCTGAGCCCGTTCCTCAACTGA
- a CDS encoding DUF47 domain-containing protein produces MRLRLTPRDTSFFDLLAASAAHLVTGANLLAELLGADRPARKALAKQLAEAEHLADEATHSIMRRLNQTFVTPFDRDDIYGLASALDDCMDFMEEAADLIVLYKLEALPARVSDQVQVLQRAAELTADAMPRLRSMDSLSEYWVEVNRLENQADKSHRKLLAQMFDEITDPILLMKLKEVVEKLEDAADAFEKVANMVETIALKES; encoded by the coding sequence GTGCGCCTGCGCCTCACCCCGCGCGACACCTCGTTCTTCGATCTCCTCGCCGCCTCCGCGGCGCACCTCGTGACCGGCGCGAACCTGCTGGCCGAGCTGCTGGGGGCCGACCGTCCCGCCCGCAAGGCGCTCGCCAAGCAGCTGGCCGAGGCCGAGCACCTCGCCGACGAGGCGACGCACTCGATCATGCGGCGGCTGAACCAGACGTTCGTCACCCCGTTCGACCGGGACGACATCTACGGCCTGGCCTCGGCGCTCGACGACTGCATGGACTTCATGGAGGAGGCGGCCGACCTCATCGTCCTGTACAAGCTGGAGGCCCTGCCGGCGCGGGTGTCCGACCAGGTGCAGGTGCTGCAGCGCGCGGCCGAGCTCACCGCCGACGCCATGCCGCGGCTGCGGTCGATGGACTCGCTGTCCGAGTACTGGGTCGAGGTCAACCGCCTCGAGAACCAGGCGGACAAGTCGCACCGCAAGCTGCTCGCGCAGATGTTCGACGAGATCACCGACCCGATCCTCCTGATGAAGCTCAAGGAGGTCGTGGAGAAGCTCGAGGACGCGGCGGACGCGTTCGAGAAGGTCGCGAACATGGTCGAGACCATCGCGCTCAAGGAGTCCTGA
- a CDS encoding sugar porter family MFS transporter, whose amino-acid sequence MAQAHGGTTGRHPSHNKAIGLAVAAAVGGFLFGFDSSVINGAVDAIQGQFDLGATLTGFAVAVALLGCAFGAWIGGKLADRWGRTKVMVLGAVLFFVSSILSAIAFSVWDLIIWRIMAGIGIGIASVIAPAYIAEIAPAALRGRLGSLQQLAITIGIFAALLSDQLLQEAAGGASEELWLGWEAWRWMFLVAVLPAAVYGILALRIPESPRYLVAQGRRDEAVAVLESVLGPDEDARERVAQIEKTIEKDKALEAQATLRGPRFGLLPVVWVGILLSVFQQFVGINVIFYYSTTLWQAVGFDESQSFLVSTITSVTNVAVTFIAIALIDKVGRRPILLTGSVGMTLSLAIMAIAFTQASGSGEDVSLPSPWGPVALVAANAFVVFFGASWGPLVWVLLGEMFPNRIRAAALGVAAAAQWIANFLITVTFPPLLDTFGATGPYLMYAVFAALSFFFVLTKVPETKGVQLEDMEDLPPARRREAGRA is encoded by the coding sequence ATGGCGCAGGCACACGGGGGGACGACGGGGCGGCACCCGTCGCACAACAAGGCGATCGGCCTGGCGGTCGCCGCGGCGGTCGGCGGCTTCCTGTTCGGGTTCGACTCGTCCGTCATCAACGGCGCGGTCGACGCGATCCAGGGGCAGTTCGACCTCGGGGCGACCCTGACCGGGTTCGCCGTCGCGGTGGCCCTGCTGGGCTGCGCGTTCGGCGCGTGGATCGGCGGCAAGCTCGCCGACCGGTGGGGCCGCACGAAGGTCATGGTGCTCGGCGCCGTGCTGTTCTTCGTGTCGTCGATCCTGTCGGCGATCGCCTTCAGCGTCTGGGACCTGATCATCTGGCGGATCATGGCCGGCATCGGCATCGGCATCGCGTCGGTGATCGCTCCGGCGTACATCGCGGAGATCGCCCCCGCGGCGCTGCGCGGCCGGCTCGGGTCGCTGCAGCAGCTCGCGATCACCATCGGCATCTTCGCCGCCCTGCTGTCGGACCAGCTGCTGCAGGAGGCCGCGGGCGGCGCGTCCGAGGAGCTGTGGCTGGGCTGGGAGGCCTGGCGCTGGATGTTCCTGGTGGCGGTGCTCCCGGCGGCCGTCTACGGCATCCTCGCGCTGCGGATCCCCGAATCCCCCCGCTACCTGGTCGCTCAGGGCCGGCGCGACGAGGCGGTCGCCGTCCTGGAGTCCGTGCTCGGTCCCGACGAGGACGCCCGCGAGCGCGTCGCGCAGATCGAGAAGACCATCGAGAAGGACAAGGCCCTCGAGGCGCAGGCGACGCTCCGCGGCCCCCGGTTCGGCCTCCTGCCCGTGGTCTGGGTCGGCATCCTGCTGTCGGTCTTCCAGCAGTTCGTCGGCATCAACGTGATCTTCTACTACTCGACGACGCTCTGGCAGGCCGTCGGGTTCGACGAGAGCCAGTCGTTCCTGGTCTCCACCATCACGTCGGTGACGAACGTGGCGGTGACGTTCATCGCGATCGCGCTCATCGACAAGGTGGGGCGGCGCCCGATCCTGCTGACCGGGTCCGTCGGCATGACGCTGTCGCTGGCCATCATGGCGATCGCGTTCACGCAGGCCTCCGGCTCGGGCGAGGACGTCTCGCTCCCGTCGCCGTGGGGGCCGGTGGCCCTGGTGGCTGCGAACGCGTTCGTCGTGTTCTTCGGGGCGTCCTGGGGCCCGCTGGTCTGGGTGCTGCTCGGCGAGATGTTCCCGAACCGGATCCGGGCCGCCGCGCTGGGCGTGGCCGCGGCCGCGCAGTGGATCGCGAACTTCCTCATCACCGTGACGTTCCCGCCGCTGCTGGACACCTTCGGCGCGACCGGGCCGTACCTGATGTACGCCGTGTTCGCGGCGCTGTCGTTCTTCTTCGTGCTGACCAAGGTGCCCGAGACCAAGGGCGTCCAGCTCGAGGACATGGAGGACCTGCCGCCCGCCCGCCGGCGCGAGGCGGGGCGCGCCTGA
- a CDS encoding ABC transporter ATP-binding protein — MTALAAHDVWAGYGGAPVLAGASLSVEPGQTVGLIGRSGAGKSTLVQVLLGRHKATQGRATWGGRPVAKLSRKEAKAFRSVVRAVHQDGIVGVDSRTSVQKVLAATLNDARKAGRATGQEPADVLARVGLAPRYLDRTLHSLSGGEKQRLALADALATRPEVLVLDEPATALDPALREQVADELVAIAGTGVGLLVVSHDLRLVDRLAGTVHVLAEGRVVESGTVRTLLSDPQHEETRELAEAFPEAVGAFR, encoded by the coding sequence ATGACCGCCCTCGCCGCGCACGACGTCTGGGCCGGCTACGGCGGCGCGCCGGTGCTCGCGGGCGCGAGCCTGTCGGTGGAGCCCGGGCAGACCGTCGGCCTGATCGGCCGCTCCGGCGCCGGCAAGTCCACCCTCGTGCAGGTGCTGCTCGGCCGGCACAAGGCCACGCAGGGCCGCGCGACCTGGGGCGGCCGCCCCGTGGCGAAGCTGTCCCGCAAGGAGGCCAAGGCCTTCCGGTCCGTCGTCCGGGCCGTGCACCAGGACGGCATCGTCGGCGTCGACTCCCGCACGTCGGTGCAGAAGGTGCTCGCCGCGACCCTGAACGACGCGCGCAAGGCCGGCCGTGCCACCGGGCAGGAGCCCGCGGACGTGCTCGCCCGGGTCGGCCTGGCCCCGCGCTACCTCGACCGCACGCTGCACTCGCTGTCCGGGGGCGAGAAGCAGCGCCTCGCGCTCGCCGACGCCCTGGCCACGCGGCCCGAGGTGCTCGTGCTGGACGAGCCGGCCACCGCGCTGGACCCCGCGCTGCGCGAGCAGGTCGCGGACGAGCTCGTCGCGATCGCCGGCACCGGCGTCGGGCTGCTCGTCGTGTCGCACGACCTGCGCCTCGTGGACCGCCTGGCCGGGACCGTGCACGTGCTCGCCGAGGGCCGGGTCGTCGAGTCCGGGACCGTCCGGACGCTGCTGTCCGACCCGCAGCACGAGGAGACCCGCGAGCTGGCGGAGGCGTTCCCGGAGGCGGTCGGCGCGTTCCGCTGA
- a CDS encoding ATP-binding cassette domain-containing protein, translating to MTAVAAPAGVAGVTGVTVRRGGHAVLDDVTLPVPAGEITAVVGGDGAGKTTLARLLVGRELPDAGEVRRADPRRTGFLPATSGVWGDLSVAENVDLVAGAYRLDPATARDRADRLLAAAGLADVPHRLGRELSGGMRQKLGFCLAMLPDPELVVLDEPSTGVDPVSRVDLWRLLSAAAAGGSAVLVTTTYLDEAERAATVLVLDRGVAVYRGDPAAAAPQVRGSIAVRRVGAGGGGGAIPAESAVGTTTGGPREHAVVAAGAGAPALAQWRRGGAVHALVPPGEGAPPADLEDAVIALTVERRGGAGTAVTQPEPAVPAPARHRAATAAPAAPAVDAAHVVTAFGAFRAVDDVSLTVRPGQVLGLLGANGAGKTTLIRTVLGLLAPTTGTVRVLGGEPSRDTRRRIGYVPQGLGLAADLTVAENLAFVAAAYGLDVVPEPPADLAAQRDRLVGSLSLGLQRRLAFAAALSHGPELLVLDEPTSGVDPLARAVLWDTVHEQAEAGVAVLVTTHYMQEAEQCDALVLMSRGRRVAAGTLADVLDGTTAVEVTTPDWQAAFGALSAAGLPVTVAGRAVRVAGAGAADVGRALAAAGVRGEARSVPARLEEVLTLASR from the coding sequence GTGACCGCCGTGGCCGCGCCCGCGGGCGTCGCGGGGGTGACGGGCGTGACGGTCCGGCGCGGCGGGCACGCGGTGCTCGACGACGTCACGCTGCCGGTGCCCGCCGGCGAGATCACCGCCGTCGTCGGCGGTGACGGCGCCGGCAAGACGACGCTCGCGCGTCTGCTCGTCGGGCGGGAGCTGCCGGACGCCGGCGAGGTGCGGCGGGCCGACCCGCGGCGCACCGGGTTCCTGCCCGCGACCTCCGGGGTGTGGGGCGACCTGAGCGTCGCCGAGAACGTCGACCTCGTCGCCGGCGCCTACCGGCTCGACCCCGCGACCGCCCGCGACCGCGCGGACCGGCTGCTCGCCGCCGCCGGGCTGGCGGACGTGCCGCACCGGCTGGGCCGCGAGCTGTCCGGCGGCATGCGGCAGAAGCTCGGGTTCTGCCTGGCGATGCTGCCGGACCCGGAGCTCGTCGTGCTGGACGAGCCGTCCACCGGGGTCGACCCGGTGAGCCGCGTGGACCTCTGGCGCCTGCTCTCCGCCGCCGCGGCCGGCGGCTCGGCGGTGCTCGTGACGACGACGTACCTGGACGAGGCGGAGCGGGCCGCGACGGTCCTCGTCCTGGACCGCGGCGTCGCGGTCTACCGCGGCGACCCCGCCGCCGCGGCGCCGCAGGTCCGGGGCTCGATCGCGGTCCGCCGGGTGGGCGCGGGCGGTGGCGGCGGTGCAATCCCCGCCGAGAGCGCGGTCGGCACGACGACGGGGGGCCCGCGCGAGCACGCCGTCGTCGCCGCGGGTGCGGGTGCGCCCGCGCTCGCGCAGTGGCGGCGCGGGGGTGCGGTGCACGCGCTCGTGCCCCCGGGGGAGGGGGCGCCGCCCGCGGACCTCGAGGACGCCGTGATCGCGCTGACCGTGGAGCGGCGCGGGGGTGCCGGCACCGCGGTCACGCAGCCGGAGCCTGCCGTCCCCGCCCCGGCCCGGCACCGCGCCGCGACCGCGGCCCCGGCCGCCCCGGCCGTCGACGCCGCGCACGTCGTCACCGCCTTCGGCGCGTTCCGCGCGGTCGACGACGTCTCCCTCACCGTCCGCCCCGGCCAGGTGCTCGGTCTGCTCGGCGCGAACGGTGCGGGCAAGACCACGCTCATCCGCACGGTCCTCGGCCTGCTCGCCCCGACGACGGGCACGGTCCGGGTGCTCGGTGGCGAGCCGTCCCGCGACACCCGGCGGCGGATCGGCTACGTCCCGCAGGGCCTCGGCCTGGCCGCGGACCTCACCGTCGCGGAGAACCTGGCGTTCGTCGCGGCGGCGTACGGCCTGGACGTCGTCCCGGAGCCGCCGGCCGACCTCGCGGCGCAGCGCGACCGGCTGGTGGGCTCGCTCAGCCTGGGCCTGCAGCGGCGGCTCGCGTTCGCCGCCGCGCTGTCGCACGGCCCGGAGCTCCTGGTCCTGGACGAGCCGACGTCGGGCGTCGACCCGCTGGCCCGCGCGGTGCTGTGGGACACGGTGCACGAGCAGGCCGAGGCCGGCGTCGCGGTGCTGGTGACCACGCACTACATGCAGGAGGCGGAGCAGTGCGACGCCCTCGTGCTGATGTCCCGCGGTCGCCGCGTGGCCGCGGGCACGCTCGCAGACGTGCTGGACGGGACGACGGCGGTCGAGGTGACGACGCCGGACTGGCAGGCGGCGTTCGGGGCGCTCAGCGCGGCGGGGCTGCCGGTGACGGTGGCCGGGCGGGCCGTGCGGGTTGCCGGGGCCGGGGCCGCCGACGTCGGCCGGGCGCTCGCCGCCGCGGGGGTGCGCGGCGAGGCCCGGTCGGTGCCGGCCCGGCTGGAGGAGGTGCTGACGCTCGCCTCGCGGTGA
- a CDS encoding ABC transporter permease, with the protein MILKEFRELRRDHRTVAMLVVLPLLLLTIFGFAANFTVDSLTTLVVGPGAQQAADAITASPAGETLDVRDVRPGEDRADAVDALAANRYDIAVVTGDSGTPEVLIDGTNLFAAQAANVVVARLGDAVDPEILFNPDLETSWVMVPALIGLILTFIGTIITSIGLVKERAAGTLEQLAVMPLRPVDVIVGKIAPYFLLAALDMAVVTVLGMVIFGVPFTGNVALFVLAGAIFLFVVLGIGVFISTVSQNAGQAIQAAILVLLPQILLSGIIFPLDAMPLGVRWIGYCLPLTYFTQVSQGLMLRGAGIDSLWLPIVVLTAMAALVFGAAVWRFRASITPRRPRGAGAASASAEPVGAGR; encoded by the coding sequence ATGATCCTCAAGGAGTTCCGGGAGCTCCGCCGCGACCACCGGACGGTCGCGATGCTCGTGGTCCTGCCGCTGCTGCTGCTGACGATCTTCGGGTTCGCCGCGAACTTCACCGTCGACAGCCTGACCACGCTGGTCGTCGGCCCGGGGGCGCAGCAGGCCGCCGACGCGATCACGGCGTCCCCCGCGGGGGAGACGCTCGACGTGCGGGACGTGCGTCCCGGCGAGGACCGGGCCGACGCGGTCGACGCCCTCGCCGCCAACCGCTACGACATCGCCGTCGTGACGGGGGACTCCGGGACGCCGGAGGTGCTGATCGACGGCACCAACCTGTTCGCTGCGCAGGCCGCCAACGTGGTCGTCGCGCGGCTCGGCGACGCGGTCGACCCCGAGATCCTGTTCAACCCCGACCTCGAGACGTCCTGGGTGATGGTGCCCGCGCTGATCGGTCTGATCCTCACGTTCATCGGGACGATCATCACGAGCATCGGGCTGGTGAAAGAGCGCGCGGCCGGGACGCTGGAGCAGCTCGCGGTGATGCCCCTGCGGCCGGTCGACGTCATCGTCGGGAAGATCGCGCCGTACTTCCTGCTCGCCGCCCTCGACATGGCCGTCGTGACCGTGCTGGGCATGGTGATCTTCGGGGTGCCGTTCACCGGGAACGTCGCGCTGTTCGTGCTGGCCGGGGCGATCTTCCTGTTCGTCGTCCTCGGGATCGGCGTGTTCATCTCGACGGTGTCGCAGAACGCCGGCCAGGCGATCCAGGCGGCGATCCTCGTGCTGCTGCCGCAGATCCTGCTCTCCGGGATCATCTTCCCGCTCGACGCGATGCCGCTCGGCGTCCGGTGGATCGGGTACTGCCTGCCGCTGACCTACTTCACGCAGGTGTCCCAGGGCCTCATGCTCCGCGGCGCCGGGATCGACTCCCTGTGGCTGCCGATCGTGGTGCTCACCGCGATGGCGGCGCTGGTGTTCGGCGCGGCGGTGTGGCGGTTCCGGGCGTCGATCACGCCGCGCCGGCCGCGCGGTGCGGGCGCGGCCTCCGCCTCCGCCGAGCCCGTCGGGGCCGGGCGGTGA